In a genomic window of Sutcliffiella sp. FSL R7-0096:
- the recU gene encoding Holliday junction resolvase RecU → MNIRYPNGKVFQANSNVPSKKTGPTLYGNRGMSLEDDLHNSNLYYLHQGIAVVHKKPTPIQIVDVHYPKRSAAVIKEAYFKQASTTDFNGVYKGRYIDFEAKETKNKTSFPLQNFHEHQIQHMRQVVKQNGICFVILMFSIFNEVYLLPAEKLFHYWERKESGERKSITKLEVERDGYLIPQGYQPRIDYIKIIDMYY, encoded by the coding sequence ATGAATATCCGATACCCTAACGGTAAGGTTTTTCAGGCTAATAGCAATGTACCTTCTAAAAAAACTGGTCCTACTTTGTATGGCAATCGCGGAATGAGTTTAGAGGATGATCTTCACAATTCCAATTTGTATTATCTTCATCAAGGAATAGCAGTTGTCCATAAAAAACCTACGCCAATTCAAATAGTGGATGTTCATTACCCAAAAAGAAGTGCTGCCGTGATTAAAGAAGCCTATTTCAAACAGGCATCGACTACAGACTTCAATGGGGTATATAAAGGAAGGTATATCGATTTTGAAGCGAAGGAGACAAAGAACAAGACCTCCTTCCCCCTTCAAAACTTTCATGAACATCAAATTCAACATATGCGGCAGGTTGTGAAACAAAATGGAATCTGTTTCGTCATATTAATGTTCAGTATTTTTAATGAAGTGTATCTGCTACCAGCTGAGAAACTATTTCATTATTGGGAAAGGAAAGAATCCGGGGAAAGAAAATCTATTACAAAACTTGAAGTGGAACGTGATGGATACTTGATTCCACAAGGCTACCAGCCTAGAATCGATTACATTAAAATTATTGACATGTATTATTAA
- a CDS encoding PBP1A family penicillin-binding protein, whose protein sequence is MTEKYQSREQRRKAMEEERNAKNGTKKKGSKKGLFKKIFLSALIIGLVGLLTGIGTFAYYVQSTPPLDETLLKVPVPSKVYGMDGELAAEIGGHEAREYVDSDDIPDLVKDAFLATEDVRFYEHNGVDYRRLAGAVLANVTRGFGSEGGSTITQQLVKLSFLSTDKTLKRKAQEFYLAYQLESRFTKDEILEMYLNRIYFSNYAYGISNAANNYYGKTLDELELHEAAMLAGLPQSPNSYNPVTNPENAEKRRNIVLSLMVKHGKITQEEADEARATPVDATLTDDVEKTNYSNKYNAFIDRVIEEISDQLGDVDPQADGLEIYTTLDVDAQEEVEYILSDESGIPHLDNEDYQAGIALIDTQSGEIRAIGGGRNHMKTGTNYATDIKVQPASAIKPILDYAPAIEYLDWSTYHQINDEPYKYSSGTELNNWDNKHKGYLSMRQHLADSRNIPALKALQEVGLDRARDFAVKLGIPLEEEINEAYAIGGFTNGVSPLQMAGAYSSFGSGGVYTEPFAVTKVVFQDGTSVNLNKESEVVMKDSTAFMITDMLKTSVRSGLATAANVPGLNIAGKSGTTNFSKDTINEFGIPNGGVPSTWFAGYTPSYTAAVWTGFRRTGEDNYLRPIDGVNQDQYLSRIIFKQLMERISTTSEDKADFPVPNSVVRVPIEKGSNPPLKASEFTPSDQITNEYFVKGTEPTQVSKEYDKLPTPTGFTAQYDEEANVINLNWQYPEDRIEGVTFVINVAVNEGSPQPLTETKDLGLVVESPDPGATFTFELIAVQDENNENRSDAASQTITIPEAVEEEDEDESIIPEIPTPPGDGEEPPGDGEEPPGDGEEPPGDGEGPPGDGEEPPGDGEEPPGDGEETDGTNTQSNTNRNGQGRGNNNDSDDND, encoded by the coding sequence ATGACTGAAAAGTATCAATCAAGAGAACAAAGAAGAAAAGCAATGGAAGAAGAGAGAAATGCCAAGAACGGAACAAAGAAGAAAGGTTCCAAAAAAGGGCTTTTCAAAAAGATATTTTTATCCGCACTTATTATTGGACTTGTTGGCTTATTAACCGGTATAGGAACATTCGCTTATTATGTGCAAAGTACCCCACCTTTAGATGAAACGTTACTTAAGGTTCCTGTTCCATCAAAAGTTTATGGAATGGATGGGGAGTTAGCGGCAGAGATTGGTGGCCATGAAGCAAGGGAATATGTAGATTCAGATGATATACCAGATCTTGTGAAAGATGCTTTCCTTGCAACAGAGGATGTCCGATTTTATGAGCATAACGGAGTGGACTACCGACGACTCGCGGGGGCTGTATTGGCCAACGTGACAAGAGGATTCGGTTCCGAGGGTGGTAGTACCATCACTCAACAGCTTGTAAAACTATCTTTCCTTTCCACGGATAAAACCCTAAAACGTAAAGCACAGGAATTTTACCTAGCTTATCAATTGGAATCTCGTTTTACTAAAGACGAAATATTAGAGATGTACTTAAACCGTATCTATTTTTCTAACTATGCTTATGGAATTTCCAATGCTGCAAATAATTATTATGGCAAAACTTTGGACGAACTTGAGTTACATGAAGCTGCCATGCTTGCAGGACTTCCTCAGAGTCCAAACAGCTATAACCCTGTAACAAATCCTGAAAATGCCGAAAAGCGACGTAATATCGTCTTAAGCCTGATGGTGAAACATGGCAAGATTACACAGGAAGAAGCCGATGAAGCAAGAGCAACACCTGTTGATGCCACGCTCACCGACGATGTAGAAAAAACGAACTACTCCAACAAATACAACGCTTTTATTGATCGGGTCATTGAAGAGATCTCGGATCAATTAGGCGATGTCGACCCTCAGGCGGATGGATTGGAAATTTATACTACCCTAGATGTAGATGCACAAGAAGAAGTGGAATATATTCTGTCAGATGAAAGTGGTATTCCACACCTAGATAATGAGGACTATCAAGCTGGCATCGCTCTGATAGACACACAAAGCGGTGAGATTCGTGCAATTGGTGGCGGACGCAATCATATGAAGACAGGGACAAACTATGCCACAGACATCAAAGTCCAGCCTGCATCCGCAATCAAGCCGATACTGGATTATGCACCTGCTATCGAATATTTGGATTGGTCCACCTATCATCAGATCAATGATGAACCATACAAGTACTCATCTGGTACCGAGCTGAACAACTGGGACAACAAACATAAAGGCTATCTAAGCATGAGACAGCATTTAGCGGACTCCCGAAATATCCCTGCACTAAAAGCCCTGCAAGAAGTTGGCCTTGACCGCGCTCGTGATTTCGCCGTTAAATTAGGGATCCCCCTAGAGGAAGAAATCAACGAAGCTTATGCGATCGGTGGATTCACAAATGGTGTGTCGCCTCTTCAAATGGCTGGAGCTTACAGCTCATTCGGTAGTGGCGGGGTTTACACGGAACCTTTTGCTGTAACCAAAGTTGTCTTCCAAGACGGTACAAGTGTCAATTTAAATAAAGAATCAGAAGTTGTCATGAAAGACTCTACAGCGTTTATGATTACAGATATGCTGAAAACATCTGTCAGAAGCGGCTTAGCTACCGCTGCAAACGTACCTGGATTAAATATTGCCGGTAAATCAGGTACGACCAACTTTTCAAAGGATACTATCAATGAATTTGGTATTCCAAACGGCGGTGTCCCTAGTACATGGTTTGCAGGTTACACTCCAAGCTATACTGCTGCAGTTTGGACCGGTTTCAGAAGAACAGGCGAAGACAATTATTTGCGCCCTATTGATGGTGTGAATCAAGATCAGTACTTGTCACGGATCATCTTCAAGCAATTGATGGAGAGAATTTCCACTACAAGTGAGGATAAAGCTGACTTCCCTGTTCCTAACAGTGTCGTGCGTGTCCCAATCGAGAAGGGCTCGAATCCCCCATTAAAAGCGAGCGAGTTTACTCCTTCAGATCAGATTACGAACGAATACTTTGTTAAGGGAACAGAACCTACTCAGGTCTCAAAAGAATATGACAAGCTTCCTACCCCTACTGGCTTTACAGCTCAGTATGATGAAGAAGCAAATGTCATCAATCTAAACTGGCAGTATCCAGAAGACCGCATCGAGGGTGTAACCTTCGTCATTAACGTAGCTGTTAATGAAGGCTCCCCTCAACCATTGACGGAAACGAAAGATCTTGGATTAGTTGTAGAATCACCAGACCCTGGGGCAACATTCACATTCGAACTGATTGCCGTACAGGATGAAAACAATGAAAACAGAAGTGACGCAGCTTCTCAAACCATTACCATTCCTGAAGCTGTAGAGGAAGAGGATGAAGATGAAAGCATCATCCCAGAAATTCCAACTCCTCCTGGTGACGGTGAAGAGCCTCCTGGGGATGGCGAAGAGCCTCCTGGTGACGGTGAAGAGCCTCCTGGAGATGGCGAAGGGCCACCCGGCGACGGCGAGGAACCTCCTGGGGATGGCGAAGAACCTCCTGGTGACGGTGAGGAAACAGACGGTACCAATACACAGAGCAACACCAACCGTAATGGACAGGGTCGTGGCAATAATAATGACTCTGACGACAACGACTAA
- a CDS encoding YpoC family protein yields the protein MKIPEAFVHPYFYTKQDSIPITPFDLEAIINVPFKYDIAYYLGAAPHGLPWENTSDSIPLILMSWKAKENILNSLHEKRDRKAAKNQMIPAIAWYLQMQFWINGQPVRSINDWKRDVQLLKWKPVNVEERLDFIIKKPELFHAYIQLQQLFTECTKLFYKSKALQK from the coding sequence ATGAAGATTCCTGAGGCGTTTGTCCATCCTTACTTTTATACCAAACAGGACTCCATCCCTATCACTCCATTTGATTTGGAGGCTATCATCAACGTCCCTTTTAAATATGATATTGCCTACTACCTTGGGGCTGCCCCACATGGTCTACCTTGGGAGAATACAAGTGATAGTATTCCCCTAATCCTAATGAGCTGGAAAGCAAAGGAGAACATCCTCAACAGCCTGCATGAAAAAAGGGATCGGAAAGCAGCGAAGAATCAGATGATACCTGCCATAGCATGGTATCTCCAAATGCAGTTTTGGATCAATGGACAGCCTGTCAGAAGTATAAATGATTGGAAAAGAGACGTTCAGTTGTTAAAGTGGAAGCCAGTGAATGTAGAGGAGAGGCTTGACTTTATCATAAAAAAACCGGAGTTGTTTCATGCCTACATTCAATTACAACAACTTTTTACAGAATGCACCAAGCTCTTTTATAAAAGCAAAGCGTTACAAAAATAA
- the nth gene encoding endonuclease III encodes MLNLKQIKEVVEVMGEMFPDAHCELNHKNPFELVIAVALSAQCTDALVNKVTKNLFEKYQKPEDYLAVSLEELQQDIRSIGLFRNKAKNIRSLCHMLLEDYGGEVPRERDELVKLPGVGRKTANVVVSVAFGVPAIAVDTHVERVSKRLGICKWKDSVLEVERTLMRKIPMEEWSATHHRLIFFGRYHCKAQNPQCDSCPLLEMCREGKKRMKKKVG; translated from the coding sequence ATGTTAAACCTGAAACAAATAAAAGAGGTAGTAGAGGTCATGGGTGAAATGTTTCCAGATGCCCATTGTGAACTAAATCATAAGAATCCATTTGAGCTGGTTATTGCTGTAGCACTTTCAGCCCAATGTACAGATGCACTCGTCAACAAAGTGACAAAAAACTTGTTTGAAAAATATCAAAAACCTGAGGACTATCTTGCTGTCTCGTTGGAAGAGTTGCAACAGGACATCCGTTCCATCGGTCTTTTCAGAAACAAAGCCAAGAACATTCGCAGTCTATGTCATATGTTACTTGAAGACTATGGAGGGGAAGTGCCTAGAGAGCGGGATGAACTCGTTAAATTACCTGGAGTAGGAAGAAAAACGGCTAATGTAGTGGTATCCGTAGCCTTCGGTGTACCGGCTATCGCAGTGGATACCCATGTTGAAAGAGTTAGCAAACGACTGGGGATCTGCAAATGGAAAGATAGTGTGTTGGAAGTGGAAAGAACACTGATGAGAAAAATTCCAATGGAAGAATGGTCCGCTACTCATCACCGCCTTATCTTCTTTGGTCGTTATCATTGTAAAGCCCAAAATCCTCAGTGTGATAGTTGTCCATTACTGGAGATGTGTAGAGAAGGAAAGAAGAGAATGAAAAAGAAGGTGGGTTAA
- a CDS encoding DnaD domain-containing protein, with amino-acid sequence MKKEQFIEFMEEGNLTVPKYLLNNYVKLGLNEKEFLLLLHVHSFVESGIIFPTPMEIADKMTIDPTECMEILRHLLQKGYVSISDEMDEYSIKYERYSLQPLWEKMIHFMMDQNKQAAQQSYHEHEINLYTVFEQEFGRPLSPFECESLNMWMDQDHHDPTIIKAALREAVISGKLNFRYIDRILFEWKKNGIKTINQANEYGKKFRKTQHKPTSVPPNKSSNNTVPFYNWLD; translated from the coding sequence ATGAAAAAAGAGCAATTTATTGAATTTATGGAAGAAGGGAACCTTACCGTCCCTAAATATTTATTAAATAATTATGTCAAACTTGGGCTAAATGAAAAAGAATTTTTACTTCTCCTACATGTACATTCTTTTGTGGAAAGCGGAATAATTTTTCCAACCCCAATGGAAATCGCAGATAAGATGACGATAGACCCTACTGAGTGTATGGAAATACTGCGTCATCTACTCCAAAAAGGGTATGTATCCATCAGTGATGAAATGGATGAATACTCCATCAAATACGAACGCTATTCTCTCCAACCCCTCTGGGAAAAAATGATTCACTTTATGATGGACCAGAACAAGCAAGCCGCTCAACAGTCGTACCATGAGCATGAAATAAACTTGTATACGGTGTTTGAGCAGGAATTTGGAAGACCTTTGTCTCCCTTTGAATGTGAATCATTAAATATGTGGATGGACCAAGATCACCATGATCCAACTATTATAAAAGCTGCGCTTAGAGAAGCGGTAATATCAGGGAAATTGAATTTCCGCTATATTGATCGTATTTTATTCGAATGGAAAAAGAACGGAATAAAAACAATCAACCAAGCAAATGAGTATGGCAAAAAGTTTCGTAAGACTCAGCACAAGCCTACTTCTGTTCCACCAAATAAGTCGAGCAACAACACGGTTCCATTTTATAACTGGCTTGATTAA
- the asnS gene encoding asparagine--tRNA ligase, translating into MKTTIAEVHKHVGEEVTIGAWIANKRSSGKIAFLQLRDGSGFIQGVVVKAEVDESVFQAAKTVTQETSVYVTGVVREDERSPFGYELGVTGVEVIHEAVDYPITPKNHGTEFLMDNRHLWLRSKKQHAIMKIRNEVIRATYEFFNDNGFSKVDPPILTGSAPEGTSELFATKYFDEDAYLSQSGQLYMEAAAMALGKVFSFGPTFRAEKSKTRRHLIEFWMIEPEMAFYEFDDNLVVQEQYVSYIVQSVVKNCKLELGVLDRDVSKLEKIQAPFPRISYDDAIKFLNEKGFDDIKWGDDFGAPHETAIAESYDMPVFITHYPVGIKPFYMQPHPERDDVVLCADLIAPEGYGEIIGGSERIHDYELLKQRLKEHNLESDAYKWYLELRQYGSVPHSGFGLGLERTVAWISGTEHVREAIPFPRLLNRLYP; encoded by the coding sequence GTGAAAACAACGATAGCAGAAGTACATAAACATGTTGGAGAAGAAGTAACCATCGGTGCTTGGATTGCCAACAAACGATCAAGCGGAAAGATCGCTTTCTTACAACTAAGGGACGGTTCAGGCTTCATTCAAGGAGTAGTTGTGAAAGCGGAAGTGGACGAGTCTGTATTCCAAGCAGCTAAAACTGTTACTCAAGAAACATCCGTATATGTTACAGGTGTTGTGCGAGAAGATGAAAGGTCTCCATTTGGATACGAATTAGGAGTTACAGGAGTGGAAGTCATCCATGAAGCGGTGGATTATCCTATCACTCCTAAAAATCACGGTACAGAATTCCTTATGGATAACCGTCATTTATGGTTACGCTCCAAAAAGCAGCATGCCATCATGAAAATCAGAAATGAAGTAATTCGTGCAACTTACGAATTCTTTAACGATAATGGATTCTCCAAAGTGGATCCGCCAATCCTGACCGGAAGTGCGCCAGAAGGGACTTCCGAACTTTTTGCGACCAAGTACTTTGATGAGGATGCCTACCTTTCACAAAGTGGACAACTTTACATGGAAGCGGCAGCGATGGCACTAGGGAAAGTATTTTCCTTTGGTCCGACATTCCGTGCGGAAAAATCCAAAACCAGACGCCACTTAATCGAATTCTGGATGATCGAACCGGAAATGGCGTTCTACGAATTCGATGACAACCTTGTTGTACAGGAACAATATGTCTCATACATTGTTCAGTCGGTGGTAAAGAACTGCAAATTGGAACTCGGAGTTTTGGACAGAGATGTATCAAAGCTTGAAAAGATCCAAGCTCCATTCCCGAGAATCTCGTATGACGATGCCATTAAATTCTTGAATGAGAAGGGCTTTGACGATATTAAATGGGGCGACGATTTTGGTGCTCCTCATGAAACAGCGATTGCAGAGAGCTATGATATGCCTGTATTCATCACGCACTATCCTGTAGGAATTAAACCTTTCTACATGCAACCACATCCAGAGCGAGATGACGTGGTATTGTGTGCAGACTTGATTGCACCAGAAGGCTATGGCGAAATTATCGGTGGATCTGAACGTATCCATGATTATGAACTATTGAAACAGCGATTAAAAGAGCACAACTTAGAATCTGATGCTTATAAATGGTACTTGGAACTTCGTCAATACGGTTCCGTGCCTCACTCAGGCTTCGGACTTGGCTTGGAACGTACTGTCGCATGGATCAGTGGAACAGAGCATGTACGTGAAGCTATTCCATTCCCAAGGTTGCTTAACCGCTTGTATCCGTAA
- a CDS encoding pyridoxal phosphate-dependent aminotransferase has protein sequence MKLAKRVSTLTPSTTLEITAKAKELKDAGHDVIGLGAGEPDFNTPAHILEAAKEAMDKGFTKYTPSGGLPALKKEIISKLERDQELTYKPSEVIVCIGAKHALYTLFQVILDEGDEVIIPTPYWVSYPEQVKLAEGVPVYVEGKEENKFKITAEQLKATITDKTKAVILNSPSNPTGMVYSKEELEELGKVCLEHDILIVSDEIYEKLLYDGNKHVSIAQLSPELKNQTIIINGVSKSHSMTGWRIGYAVGNQTIISAMTNLASHSTSNPTSISQYATIAAYQGPQDDVEVMRTAFEERLNIIFDKLNQIPGFHCLKPQGAFYLFPKAIEAAKMAGFDDVDSFVKALLEEEKVALVPGSGFGADDYVRLSYATSLDLLESAVERIANYMAKVKAT, from the coding sequence ATGAAATTAGCCAAGCGAGTATCAACACTAACACCATCAACGACATTGGAAATCACGGCAAAAGCGAAGGAATTGAAGGATGCAGGTCATGATGTAATTGGACTTGGTGCAGGGGAGCCGGACTTTAATACACCTGCTCATATTTTGGAAGCCGCCAAAGAAGCGATGGATAAAGGATTTACAAAATACACACCTTCTGGTGGATTACCGGCTTTGAAAAAGGAAATAATCAGCAAACTTGAGCGTGATCAGGAGCTAACTTATAAGCCTTCCGAGGTAATCGTATGTATCGGTGCTAAACATGCTCTTTATACGTTGTTCCAGGTTATCCTTGATGAGGGGGACGAAGTAATCATCCCTACTCCATATTGGGTCAGCTATCCCGAGCAGGTGAAATTGGCTGAAGGTGTCCCTGTATATGTAGAAGGTAAGGAAGAGAATAAATTTAAAATTACAGCTGAACAACTAAAGGCAACGATCACGGACAAGACAAAAGCGGTAATATTGAACTCCCCAAGCAATCCCACAGGAATGGTTTACAGTAAAGAAGAACTTGAGGAGTTAGGGAAAGTATGCCTAGAGCATGACATCTTGATCGTTTCTGATGAGATTTATGAAAAGCTTCTATATGACGGAAACAAGCATGTCTCCATTGCCCAACTGTCTCCAGAACTCAAAAATCAAACAATCATAATCAATGGGGTGTCCAAATCACACTCCATGACAGGATGGAGAATCGGATATGCAGTCGGTAACCAGACCATTATCAGTGCGATGACGAACCTGGCAAGCCACAGCACATCGAACCCTACCTCCATTTCACAGTATGCAACGATTGCTGCGTATCAAGGGCCACAGGATGATGTAGAAGTGATGAGAACAGCATTTGAAGAACGGCTGAATATCATATTTGATAAGCTGAATCAGATTCCTGGCTTCCATTGCCTTAAGCCTCAAGGAGCCTTCTATCTTTTCCCAAAAGCGATAGAAGCGGCTAAAATGGCAGGTTTTGACGATGTCGACAGCTTTGTAAAAGCATTACTGGAAGAGGAAAAAGTGGCGCTTGTTCCAGGCTCCGGCTTTGGAGCGGATGACTATGTCCGACTATCTTATGCCACAAGCCTCGACTTACTCGAAAGTGCCGTGGAACGAATCGCAAACTACATGGCAAAAGTAAAGGCTACATAA
- a CDS encoding DUF5590 domain-containing protein, whose translation MKKWIIFSIVMIAIIILWQVISIYLTAMSPVKEEMERATEIAKQEASLNTVEEVTTYNGTHSYIIVQGTNEEKEEMVAWVNEENEIVHLAKAQDGIPHQEVLNYLQTDREPKEIISVMLAMEKNTPLWEIKFKDNNDQYNLHYIKYENGEYFQRIIF comes from the coding sequence ATGAAAAAGTGGATTATCTTCAGCATTGTCATGATTGCCATTATTATTTTGTGGCAAGTCATTAGTATATACCTAACAGCTATGTCTCCTGTTAAGGAGGAGATGGAGCGTGCAACAGAAATTGCAAAGCAGGAAGCAAGTCTGAATACCGTGGAAGAAGTTACAACATACAATGGAACTCATTCTTACATCATCGTGCAAGGTACCAATGAGGAAAAGGAAGAGATGGTTGCATGGGTGAATGAGGAAAATGAAATTGTCCATTTAGCGAAGGCGCAGGACGGCATCCCTCATCAAGAAGTGCTCAATTACCTTCAAACAGACAGGGAACCAAAAGAAATCATTTCCGTTATGTTGGCAATGGAAAAGAATACGCCACTGTGGGAAATCAAGTTCAAAGATAATAATGATCAATATAATCTTCATTACATCAAATATGAAAATGGAGAATACTTTCAACGAATAATCTTTTAA
- a CDS encoding YpmA family protein, protein MESKIEILSTVTVENSSDLYKIVDTLNRTLKRENLMFGLALDQENQEKAVFTIYRT, encoded by the coding sequence ATGGAAAGCAAAATCGAAATATTATCAACCGTAACAGTGGAGAATTCATCCGATTTGTACAAGATTGTGGATACATTGAACAGAACGTTAAAAAGAGAAAATCTAATGTTTGGTCTTGCACTTGATCAGGAGAACCAGGAAAAAGCAGTTTTTACAATATATCGTACATAA